A stretch of the Arvicanthis niloticus isolate mArvNil1 chromosome 17, mArvNil1.pat.X, whole genome shotgun sequence genome encodes the following:
- the Drc5 gene encoding dynein regulatory complex subunit 5 — translation MQEASTVPSEHSPRSQSIFSIQRQVSALGGSSPAPKSLKTSTTSAQGQLKTKVTNVRRMRRIISEDAEWSLAIVPLLTELCVQHIVKNFQNNPILKQLPLEHQKKVLSNLPPELPLTVTANLIDDENYWHRCCIKRWSVCHVSMHGGSWKRMFFERHLENLLKLFIPGTTDPSVILDLLPLCRNYVRRIHVDQFLPPVRMPTPPQGEEQSDSGSEGEGNEPEKDHFQLQALVAGLKHLEELDLVYGVKDCGMNFEWNLFLFTYRDCHSLAATIKACHTLKIFRLTRSKVDDDKARILIRSLLDHPALEELDLSHNLIGDRGARAAAKLLSHSRLRILNLANNQLRASGAQSLAHALAHNTNLVSLNLRLNCIEDEGGQAIAHALETNKCLTMLHLGGNELSEPTATLLSQVLPVNTTLISLNLSCNHIGLDGGKQLLEGISDNKTILEFDLRLSDVSQESEYLIGQVLHTNREAARLRSLNPGHFTSPTNNCTENSVG, via the exons ATGCAGGAGGCCTCCACAGTACCGTCCGAACATTCGCCTCGCAGCCAATCTATTTTCAGCATCCAGCGCCAGGTCTCCGCTTTGGGTGGTAGCAGTCCAGCACCGAAGTCCTTGAAAACTAGCACCACCTCTGCCCAAGGCCAGCTGAAGACCAAGGTCACAAATGTCCGTCGCATGCGCAGGATCATCTCTGAGGATGCAGAGTGGTCATTGGCTATTGTGCCTCTCCTCACCGAGCTCTGCGTCCAACATATCGTCAAGAACTTCCAGA ACAACCCTATCCTGAAGCAGCTGCCCCTAGAGCACCAAAAGAAGGTCTTGAGCAACCTGCCCCCCGAGCTGCCTTTGACGGTGACCGCTAACTTGATTGATGATGAGAATTATTGGCACCGCTGCTGCATCAAGCGCTGGTCTGTGTGTCACGTGTCTATGCATGGTGGCAGCTGGAAGCGGATGTTCTTTGAGAGACACCTGGAGAACCTGCTGAAGCTATTCATCCCAGGGACCACGGACCCCAGTGTAATTCTGGACCTGCTGCCCCTCTGCAGGAACTATGTGCGCCGCATCCATGTGGATCAGTTCCTCCCACCTGTGCGGATGCCGACTCCACCTCAGGGAGAGGAACAGTCAGACTCTGGCAGTGAGGGCGAGGGGAACGAGCCTGAGAAAGACCACTTCCAGCTGCAGGCTCTAGTGGCTGGCCTCAAGCACCTGGAGGAGCTGGACCTGGTGTACGGCGTCAAAGACTGCGGCATGAATTTTGAGTGGAACCTCTTTCTCTTCACCTACCGAGACTGCCactctctggcagccaccatcAAAGCTTGCCACACCCTCAAG ATCTTCAGGCTGACCCGAAGTAAGGTGGACGACGATAAGGCGCGCATCCTAATCCGTAGCCTGCTGGACCACCCAGCCCTTGAGGAGCTGGACTTATCCCACAACCTCATTGGAGACCGCGGTGCACGAGCAGCAGCTAAGCTGCTGAGCCACAGTCGCCTGAGAATACTCAACCTGGCCAACAACCAACTGCGGGCATCCGGTGCACAGTCACTGGCGCATGCACTGGCACACAACACCAACCTCGTCTCCCTCAACCTCCGCCTCAACTGTATCGAGGACGAGGGTGGCCAAGCAATTGCCCACGCCCTGGAGACCAACAAGTGCCTCACCATGCTGCACCTCGGCGGCAATGAGCTGTCTGAGCCCACGGCCACGCTCCTCTCCCAGGTGCTCCCGGTCAACACCACGCTCATCAGCCTCAACCTCTCCTGCAACCACATTGGGCTG GATGGTGGGAAGCAGCTCCTGGAAGGCATATCAGACAACAAGACCATTCTAGAGTTCGACCTGCGGCTGTCAGATGTATCCCAGGAGAGCGAGTACCTCATTGGCCAAGTTCTGCATACCAACCGAGAGGCTGCCCGTCTGCGGTCCCTGAATCCTGGCCACTTCACCTCGCCCACTAACAACTGTACTGAGAATTCTGTAGGCTAA
- the Tmem151b gene encoding transmembrane protein 151B isoform X1 — protein MLHSCLPPWCWPTVSQSVFITSVLGPASSSWHPFPSHSEQQRPIQPSFTKSLCRESHWKCLLLSLLMYGCLGAVAWCHVTTVTRLTFSSAYQGNSLMYHDSPCSNGYVYIPLAFLLMLYAVYLVECWHCQARHELQHRVDVSSVQERVGRMQQATPCIWWKAISYHYVRRTRQVTRYRNGDAYTTTQVYHERVNTHVAEAEFDYARCGVRDVSKTLVGLEGAPATRLRFTKCFSFASVEAENAYLCQRARFFAENEGLDDYMEAREGMHLKNVDFREFMVAFPDPARPPWYACSSAFWAAALLTLSWPLRVLAEYRTAYAHYHVEKLFGLEGPGSASSAGGGLSPSDELLPPLTHRLPRVNTVDSTELEWHIRSNQQLVPSYSEVLLMDLVELGSRCGGPGGGYVPRCRYGGVGGPGAAGVTPHWRSCEHCQRAVSSSSIFSRSALSICASPRAAQGPGASAGCGGSRFSLSRLYGSRRSCLWRSRSGSVNEASCPTEQTRLSSQASMRDNEDDEDEEEAGPPPPYHDALCFPVLIVHRQEGCLGHSHRSLHRHGSCVETSL, from the exons ATGCTCCATTCCTGTCTGCCACCTTGGTGCTGGCCTACTGTCTCTCAATCTGTGTTCATCACCTCTGTGCTGGGTCCTGCCTCCTCATCTTGGCATCCCTTCCCTTCTCACTCCGAGCAGCAGCGTCCCATCCAGCCCTCTTTCACCAAATCTCTCTGCCGTGAGTCTCACTGGAAGTGCCTCCTGCTCTCGCTGCTAATGTACGGCTGCCTGGGGGCAGTGGCTTGGTGCCACGTCACCACAGTGACCCGCCTCACCTTCAGCAGCGCCTACCAGGGCAATAGCCTCATGTACCatgacagcccctgctccaatggCTATGTCTACATCCCCCTGGCTTTCCTGCTCATGCTATACGCGGTCTACCTGGTGGAGTGTTGGCACTGCCAAGCCCGCCACGAGCTGCAGCACCGAGTGGACGTGAGCAGTGTTCAGGAGCGCGTGGGCCGTATGCAACAGGCCACCCCCTGCATCTGGTGGAAGGCCATCAGTTATCACTATGTCCGACGAACTCGCCAGGTCACCCGATACCGCAATGGAGATGCCTACACCACCACCCAG GTCTACCACGAGCGGGTCAACACACACGTGGCGGAGGCCGAGTTCGACTACGCGCGTTGTGGCGTCCGGGATGTGTCCAAGACGCTGGTGGGGCTGGAGGGCGCGCCGGCCACGCGGCTGCGCTTCACCAAGTGCTTCAGCTTCGCCAGCGTGGAGGCTGAGAACGCGTACCTGTGCCAGCGCGCGCGCTTCTTTGCCGAGAACGAGGGCTTGGATGACTACATGGAGGCGCGAGAGGGCATGCATCTCAAGAACGTGGACTTTCGCGAGTTCATGGTGGCTTTCCCCGACCCGGCTCGGCCGCCCTGGTACGCCTGCTCGTCGGCCTTCTGGGCGGCAGCCCTGCTCACGCTGTCGTGGCCGCTGCGCGTGCTGGCCGAGTACCGCACGGCGTATGCGCACTACCACGTGGAGAAGCTCTTCGGTCTGGAGGGACCGGGCTCGGCCAGCAGTGCGGGCGGCGGCCTGAGTCCCAGCGACGAGTTGCTGCCCCCGCTCACGCATCGCCTGCCGCGGGTCAACACGGTGGACAGCACCGAGCTCGAGTGGCACATCCGTTCCAATCAGCAGCTGGTACCCAGCTATTCGGAGGTGTTGCTCATGGACCTAGTGGAGCTGGGCTCGCGCTGCGGCGGGCCAGGGGGTGGCTACGTGCCCAGGTGTCGCTACGGAGGGGTTGGTGGCCCGGGCGCGGCGGGCGTGACCCCGCACTGGCGGAGCTGCGAGCACTGTCAGCGAGCGGTCAGCAGCTCGTCCATCTTCTCGCGCAGCGCCCTGAGTATCTGCGCCAGCCCGCGGGCCGCCCAGGGCCCCGGAGCGAGTGCGGGGTGCGGGGGCAGCCGCTTCTCGCTCAGCCGCCTCTACGGCTCCCGGCGCAGCTGCCTGTGGCGCAGCCGGAGCGGGAGTGTCAACGAGGCGAGCTGCCCCACGGAGCAGACGCGTCTGTCGAGCCAGGCCAGCATGCGGGACAACGAGGACgacgaggacgaggaggaggCCGGGCCACCGCCGCCCTACCACGACGccctctgcttccctgtcctcATCGTCCATCGGCAGGAGGGGTGTCTGGGCCACAGCCACCGGTCACTGCACCGCCATGGCTCCTGCGTGGAGACCTCACTGTGA
- the Tmem151b gene encoding transmembrane protein 151B isoform X2 codes for MSPPGSAAGESAGGGGGGGGSGVPEEPMAAADEGPAREEQRPIQPSFTKSLCRESHWKCLLLSLLMYGCLGAVAWCHVTTVTRLTFSSAYQGNSLMYHDSPCSNGYVYIPLAFLLMLYAVYLVECWHCQARHELQHRVDVSSVQERVGRMQQATPCIWWKAISYHYVRRTRQVTRYRNGDAYTTTQVYHERVNTHVAEAEFDYARCGVRDVSKTLVGLEGAPATRLRFTKCFSFASVEAENAYLCQRARFFAENEGLDDYMEAREGMHLKNVDFREFMVAFPDPARPPWYACSSAFWAAALLTLSWPLRVLAEYRTAYAHYHVEKLFGLEGPGSASSAGGGLSPSDELLPPLTHRLPRVNTVDSTELEWHIRSNQQLVPSYSEVLLMDLVELGSRCGGPGGGYVPRCRYGGVGGPGAAGVTPHWRSCEHCQRAVSSSSIFSRSALSICASPRAAQGPGASAGCGGSRFSLSRLYGSRRSCLWRSRSGSVNEASCPTEQTRLSSQASMRDNEDDEDEEEAGPPPPYHDALCFPVLIVHRQEGCLGHSHRSLHRHGSCVETSL; via the exons CAGCGTCCCATCCAGCCCTCTTTCACCAAATCTCTCTGCCGTGAGTCTCACTGGAAGTGCCTCCTGCTCTCGCTGCTAATGTACGGCTGCCTGGGGGCAGTGGCTTGGTGCCACGTCACCACAGTGACCCGCCTCACCTTCAGCAGCGCCTACCAGGGCAATAGCCTCATGTACCatgacagcccctgctccaatggCTATGTCTACATCCCCCTGGCTTTCCTGCTCATGCTATACGCGGTCTACCTGGTGGAGTGTTGGCACTGCCAAGCCCGCCACGAGCTGCAGCACCGAGTGGACGTGAGCAGTGTTCAGGAGCGCGTGGGCCGTATGCAACAGGCCACCCCCTGCATCTGGTGGAAGGCCATCAGTTATCACTATGTCCGACGAACTCGCCAGGTCACCCGATACCGCAATGGAGATGCCTACACCACCACCCAG GTCTACCACGAGCGGGTCAACACACACGTGGCGGAGGCCGAGTTCGACTACGCGCGTTGTGGCGTCCGGGATGTGTCCAAGACGCTGGTGGGGCTGGAGGGCGCGCCGGCCACGCGGCTGCGCTTCACCAAGTGCTTCAGCTTCGCCAGCGTGGAGGCTGAGAACGCGTACCTGTGCCAGCGCGCGCGCTTCTTTGCCGAGAACGAGGGCTTGGATGACTACATGGAGGCGCGAGAGGGCATGCATCTCAAGAACGTGGACTTTCGCGAGTTCATGGTGGCTTTCCCCGACCCGGCTCGGCCGCCCTGGTACGCCTGCTCGTCGGCCTTCTGGGCGGCAGCCCTGCTCACGCTGTCGTGGCCGCTGCGCGTGCTGGCCGAGTACCGCACGGCGTATGCGCACTACCACGTGGAGAAGCTCTTCGGTCTGGAGGGACCGGGCTCGGCCAGCAGTGCGGGCGGCGGCCTGAGTCCCAGCGACGAGTTGCTGCCCCCGCTCACGCATCGCCTGCCGCGGGTCAACACGGTGGACAGCACCGAGCTCGAGTGGCACATCCGTTCCAATCAGCAGCTGGTACCCAGCTATTCGGAGGTGTTGCTCATGGACCTAGTGGAGCTGGGCTCGCGCTGCGGCGGGCCAGGGGGTGGCTACGTGCCCAGGTGTCGCTACGGAGGGGTTGGTGGCCCGGGCGCGGCGGGCGTGACCCCGCACTGGCGGAGCTGCGAGCACTGTCAGCGAGCGGTCAGCAGCTCGTCCATCTTCTCGCGCAGCGCCCTGAGTATCTGCGCCAGCCCGCGGGCCGCCCAGGGCCCCGGAGCGAGTGCGGGGTGCGGGGGCAGCCGCTTCTCGCTCAGCCGCCTCTACGGCTCCCGGCGCAGCTGCCTGTGGCGCAGCCGGAGCGGGAGTGTCAACGAGGCGAGCTGCCCCACGGAGCAGACGCGTCTGTCGAGCCAGGCCAGCATGCGGGACAACGAGGACgacgaggacgaggaggaggCCGGGCCACCGCCGCCCTACCACGACGccctctgcttccctgtcctcATCGTCCATCGGCAGGAGGGGTGTCTGGGCCACAGCCACCGGTCACTGCACCGCCATGGCTCCTGCGTGGAGACCTCACTGTGA